From the Cohaesibacter sp. ES.047 genome, one window contains:
- a CDS encoding NnrU family protein — MILLVVGVLLWSLVHLFPVFMPTVRAGLIDQMGEKAYRGIFALLIFASLGLIIFGWRSVEVGYDLFDGYGLHHITYGLVLIAIILFGAAKAPSRIRLYLRHPMLTGVLLWAIGHLLVNNDPRSLVLFGGMALWSVVSILGINHRDGAYVPPEVKSWGREVRIVLISVVVYVALVFGHPYFTGVPLF, encoded by the coding sequence ATGATTTTACTAGTTGTCGGTGTGCTGCTGTGGTCGCTTGTGCATCTGTTTCCCGTATTCATGCCCACGGTGCGGGCCGGGCTTATCGACCAAATGGGAGAGAAAGCCTATCGCGGCATCTTTGCACTGCTGATTTTTGCCTCTCTGGGCCTTATCATCTTTGGGTGGCGAAGTGTCGAGGTTGGTTACGATCTCTTTGACGGGTATGGGTTGCACCATATTACCTATGGTCTGGTGTTGATCGCGATCATCCTGTTCGGTGCAGCCAAGGCACCGAGCCGTATTCGGCTTTATCTGCGCCATCCGATGCTGACCGGCGTGCTGCTTTGGGCCATCGGCCATCTTCTGGTCAACAACGACCCGCGATCGCTGGTGCTCTTTGGTGGCATGGCGCTGTGGTCCGTTGTCTCGATCCTCGGGATCAATCACCGTGACGGGGCCTATGTGCCGCCGGAGGTCAAAAGCTGGGGCAGAGAGGTGCGCATTGTGCTGATTTCGGTCGTCGTTTATGTCGCGCTGGTGTTTGGCCATCCTTACTTTACCGGCGTGCCTCTTTTCTGA